In Dioscorea cayenensis subsp. rotundata cultivar TDr96_F1 chromosome 9, TDr96_F1_v2_PseudoChromosome.rev07_lg8_w22 25.fasta, whole genome shotgun sequence, a genomic segment contains:
- the LOC120268730 gene encoding probable protein phosphatase 2C 73, which translates to MGGCCSRGDVRNGGVALREEDGDDGDFLEDEGSGSVRLGGSCKFVSMYSQQGWKGVNQDAMTIWKDFGGSKDDVFCGVFDGHGPLGHKVAHHVRDVLPSKISPGLRSSQFLEDCDVDKWFSASKDIFVKAFEELDEELAHSSSIDCICSGTTAVSIVKQKDRLIIANLGDSRAVLGTRDDKNQLIPVQLTVDLKPNLPSEEERIRSCRGRVFALEEEPDVHRLWMPDEDCPGLAMARAFGDFCLKNFGLISTPQVTHRELSDKDEFVVLATDGVWDVLSNKEVVKIVSSTSKRSDVARRLVERAVRAWRSKHPTSKVDDCAVICLFLRRVSSLNVVDDNSSLSTFESFKTARSEPSDSEEMMTVEVKEEWSALEGLSRANSLLKLPRFGRVFSWKKKSTSLDEDHKE; encoded by the exons ATGGGAGGGTGTTGTAGCAGAGGAGATGTTAGGAATGGAGGTGTTGCATTgagagaagaagatggtgatgatggtgacTTCCTTGAAGATGAAGGTAGTGGTAGTGTGAGGCTTGGAGGTTCTTGTAAGTTTGTCTCTATGTATTCACAACAAGGTTGGAAGGGTGTTAACCAAGATGCCATGACCATTTGGAAG GATTTTGGTGGTTCAAAGGATGATGTGTTCTGTGGAGTTTTTGATGGACATGGACCATTAGGTCATAAGGTTGCACACCATGTTCGTGATGTTCTTCCATCAAAGATTTCGCCAGGATTGAGATCTTCGCAATTTTTAGAGGATTGTGATGTTGATAAATGGTTTTCGGCAAGTAAGGATATATTTGTGAAGGCTTTTGAAGAGTTAGATGAAGAACTTGCACATAGTTCTAGCATAGATTGCATTTGTAGTGGAACCACTGCGGTATCCATTGTCAAACAG AAAGATCGCTTGATAATCGCAAACTTAGGGGATTCCCGGGCAGTATTAGGAACTCGAGATGATAAAAACCAACTTATACCTGTGCAACTTACAGTCGATCTCAAACCGAATCTCCCAA gTGAAGAGGAGAGGATTAGAAGTTGCCGAGGGAGAGTGTTTGCTTTAGAGGAAGAGCCTGATGTGCATAGATTATGGATGCCAGATGAAGATTGTCCTGGCCTTGCAATGGCAAGAGCTTTCGGAGATTTTTGTCTCAAGAACTTTGGTTTGATCTCAACCCCACAAGTCACACACAGAGAGCTTTCCGACAAGGATGAGTTTGTGGTCCTCGCAACGGATGGG gtgtgggatgtattatcaaataaagaagTGGTGAAAATAGTTTCATCAACAAGTAAAAGATCGGATGTGGCAAGACGTTTGGTAGAGCGAGCAGTGCGAGCATGGAGATCTAAGCACCCAACTTCAAAGGTTGATGATTGTGCGGTGATATGCCTGTTCTTAAGACGTGTTTCTTCTTTGAATGTTGTCGATGATAATAGTAGTCTTTCTACCTTTGAGAGTTTTAAGACGGCAAGGAGTGAGCCTTCAGATTCTGAAGAAATGATGACCGTAGAAGTGAAAGAAGAGTGGAGCGCTCTCGAAGGTTTGAGCCGAGCAAACTCATTGTTGAAGTTACCGAGATTTGGAAGAGTGTTTAGTTGGAAGAAAAAGAGTACGAGCTTAGATGAAGATCACAAAGAATGA